In a genomic window of Chaetodon trifascialis isolate fChaTrf1 chromosome 8, fChaTrf1.hap1, whole genome shotgun sequence:
- the LOC139334872 gene encoding teashirt homolog 2, which produces MPRRKQQAPKRAAVYMPDEDAALQDAITEEDGENDTQTEEECSEKTSPKVSEDRELDNKSTNTYSNQNSPISVLSNQEAELESRLSDSSDRLSDFKTSSPPESQRDDESRSSKHKEETGGSLEKMRAAYANFLSDSYWTGIGMDLKMDKNTSKANCDSTNGSAKSEFDWHQDALSKTLQQTLSPKPASKPNLFSSVHLYRQTTKPCGSVFTGASRFRCKDCSAAYDTLVELTVHMNKSGHYQDNNLNKQSNSSASSSKSRKRNLQDMEGKEDAQKVLKCMFCGHSFDSLQDLSVHMIKTKHYQKVPLKEPIPVITPKLLPPAKKRAFETVRPCSPDSTTGVSGYTEAQRAAAMTNANNNRYGYQNGASYTWQFETCKSQILKCMECGSSHDTLQQLTTHMMVTGHFIKVTNSASKKGKQLALDPLAIEKIQVLAEPAASDTEGEKVSPKNPSPGSSEKDSQGEGTSDKMEEAEAKDDKQESEDQKAGNGAFKYPYLREEDLEQDSGGGGDILKSLANTVASAINKAQTGTPSWSAYPSIHAAYQLSGIIKSAPLSASPPAQLKQTFNHKLRPIAPKGKLYHGAVGVEAPQGQHQNVDIKKEKVGISDGKESQNIKFDLVENDDSDCQDDSSSSSKLDADCVNEGSEAIKGKLSPDFSDRGKTPSPSASNGRSTTSEPLSDTPAVLGINPLSALQSVLNNHLGKANKPNNSGADKLSAHTKSIFADINRRSEKPALRLGKAMRNEPNNTFLYVSDDQPIDLTKSKHSKQSSSLLQPSTPMPQKYALSDIADMVKVLPKATTPKPSIPSRIPTMKLESDVRRFEDVSAEVYSVHKRKGRQSNWNPRHLLILQAQFASSLFQTSEGKFLLSDLGPQERMHISKFTGLSMTTISHWLANVKYQLRKTGGTKFLKNMDTGHPVFYCNDCASQFRSPSTFISHLESHLGFQIKDMCKMPVEHQTKVEDAELSKALGIRATEALVTEEDIDAKFKCKLCCRTFASNHAVKLHLSKTHSKSPDNHSQYVEMDKE; this is translated from the coding sequence TGTACATGCCGGATGAAGACGCCGCTCTTCAGGATGCCATCACCGAGGAAGACGGAGAGAACGACACTCAGACTGAAGAGGAATGCTCAGAGAAGACCAGCCCCAAAgtgtctgaggacagagagcTCGACAACAAGAGCACCAACACTTATAGCAACCAGAACTCTCCCATTAGTGTCCTTTCCAATcaagaggcagagctggagtcCCGCCTTAGCGACAGCAGTGACAGACTCTCCGACTTCAAAACCTCCTCGCCACCTGAGAGCCAGCGGGATGACGAAAGCCGCAGCTCCAAGCATAAAGAGGAGACGGGCGGCAGCTTGGAGAAAATGAGGGCAGCCTATGCAAACTTTCTCTCGGATTCCTACTGGACGGGGATAGGAATGGACttgaaaatggacaaaaacaccAGCAAAGCCAACTGTGACAGCACCAACGGCAGCGCCAAGAGTGAGTTCGACTGGCACCAGGATGCGCTCTCTAAGACCTTGCAGCAGACACTCTCCCCAAAGCCTGCATCCAAACCTAACCTCTTTAGCTCTGTCCACCTGTACAGGCAAACCACCAAACCCTGCGGCTCGGTGTTCACAGGAGCCAGCCGCTTTCGCTGTAAGGATTGTAGCGCTGCTTATGACACTCTGGTGGAGCTGACGGTCCACATGAACAAGAGTGGACACTACCAGGACAACAACCTCAACAAACAGAGTAATTCCTCTGCCTCGTCCTCTAAATCTAGGAAACGAAATTTGCAAGACATGGAAGGAAAAGAGGACGCGCAGAAGGTTTTGAAGTGCATGTTCTGTGGCCACTCTTTTGACTCACTCCAGGATTTGAGCGTCCACATGATTAAAACTAAGCATTACCAAAAAGTGCCTTTAAAAGAGCCAATCCCAGTAATCACACCCAAATTGTTGCCACCAGCAAAGAAACGGGCCTTTGAAACGGTGAGACCCTGCTCCCCCGACTCAACCACCGGTGTGTCCGGCTACACCGAGGCACAACGGGCCGCCGCCATGACAAATGCTAACAATAATCGCTACGGCTATCAGAACGGAGCCAGTTACACTTGGCAGTTTGAGACCTGCAAGTCTCAGATTCTTAAATGCATGGAGTGTGGAAGCTCCCATGACACCCTTCAGCAACTCACCACGCATATGATGGTTACTGGACACTTCATCAAAGTCACAAACTCAGCCTCTAAAAAGGGTAAACAGTTAGCACTCGACCCCCTGGCCATAGAGAAGATCCAGGTGTTAGCTGAGCCTGCTGCCAGTGACACTGAGGGAGAAAAGGTGTCTCCAAAAAACCCTTCCCCCGGGAGCAGTGAGAAGGATAGCCAGGGGGAAGGTACATCAGACAAAATGGAAGAAGCTGAAGCTAAAGATGACAAGCAAGAGAGTGAGGATCAGAAGGCAGGCAATGGAGCTTTTAAGTACCCTTATCTCCGTGAGGAGGATCTTGAACAGgactcaggaggaggaggggacaTCCTTAAATCTTTAGCCAACACAGTGGCCTCTGCCATCAATAAAGCTCAAACAGGGACGCCAAGCTGGAGCGCCTATCCGAGCATTCACGCTGCCTATCAGCTCTCCGGCATCATCAAAAGCgcccccctctctgcctctccccctGCTCAACTTAAGCAGACATTTAACCACAAGCTGAGGCCGATTGCCCCAAAGGGGAAGTTATACCACGGTGCTGTGGGAGTCGAGGCTCCCCAGGGACAGCATCAAAATGTGgacatcaaaaaagaaaaggttggCATTAGCGATGGTAAAGAAAGTCAGAATATTAAGTTTGATCTGGTGGAGAATGATGACAGCGATTGTCAGGAtgattcctcttcctcttcaaaGCTCGATGCAGACTGTGTGAATGAAGGGAGTGAAGCGATCAAAGGGAAGTTGAGCCCAGATTTCTCTGACAGAGGCAAGACACCGAGCCCCTCTGCCAGCAATGGACGCAGCACTACTTCAGAGCCTCTCAGTGACACTCCAGCTGTACTTGGCATAAACCCTCTTAGTGCACTGCAGTCAGTTCTGAACAATCATCTGGGCAAAGCAAATAAGCCCAATAACTCAGGAGCAGATAAACTATCTGCTCACACCAAGTCTATTTTTGCTGACATTAACCGACGCAGTGAGAAGCCGGCTTTAAGGCTTGGAAAAGCTATGAGAAATGAGCCCAATAACACCTTTCTGTACGTCAGCGACGACCAGCCGATAGACCTGACGAAATCTAAACACAGCAAGCAGAGTTCCTCGCTGCTGCAGCCTTCCACCCCGATGCCGCAGAAATACGCTCTGTCCGACATCGCGGACATGGTTAAAGTTCTTCCGAAAGCCACGACGCCAAAACCCTCCATACCGTCGAGGATCCCGACCATGAAACTGGAATCGGACGTCCGGCGCTTTGAGGACGTGTCCGCTGAGGTGTACTCCGTCCACAAGCGTAAAGGTCGGCAGTCAAACTGGAATCCTCGCCATCTCCTCATCCTGCAAGCTCAGTTCGCGTCCAGCCTCTTCCAGACCTCTGAGGGGAAGTTCTTGCTCTCAGACCTCGGCCCTCAGGAACGGATGCACATCTCCAAGTTCACTGGATTGTCCATGACCACCATAAGCCATTGGTTAGCAAATGTAAAATACCAACTGCGGAAAACCGGAGGGACCAAATTTCTGAAGAACATGGACACGGGCCACCCGGTCTTCTACTGCAATGACTGCGCTTCCCAGTTTAGGTCACCGAGCACATTCATTTCCCACCTGGAATCCCACCTCGGGTTCCAAATCAAAGACATGTGCAAAATGCCGGTAGAGCACCAGACGAAGGTAGAGGACGCAGAACTGTCGAAGGCCCTCGGTATCCGAGCCACAGAGGCTCTGGTCACGGAGGAGGACATTGACGCGAAGTTCAAATGTAAGCTCTGCTGTCGGACATTTGCCAGCAATCACGCGGTCAAACTCCATTTGAGTAAAACTCACAGCAAATCCCCCGACAACCATTCACAATACGTGGAGATGGACAAGGAGTAG